In Flavobacterium sp. GSB-24, the genomic window CCGCATTAATGCCATTGCGCCGACCATTACAGAAACATCATTATCATCTTCGATACTCAGAAATGACCGCATGAAAGAAAATATGTTAGAGCGCCATCCGCTTAAAAATTATTTAAAACCCCAGGAAGTGGCGCAGATGGCAGATTATCTGATCTCTAAAGCGGCTGGATCAATCTCGGGCCAGATTTTTCAGATGGATTATGGCCTGGTGAGTTTTAAAATATAATTGAGCATAGATGAAAATTCTATTGACAGGCGCGACAGGATATATCGGCAAAAGGCTTCTGCCTTTACTGCTGGATCAGGGATACGAAGCGGTCTGCTGCGTGAGAGATAAAAGCACGTTTTACTATCCCCAAAAACACGCAGAAAACATCCAGCTTCTCGAAGTTGATTTTTTTGGATCCGCTTAGCGTAGAGAAAATTCCCGATGATATCGATGCGGCCTATTATCTCATTCATTCCATGTCCGGAGCGGCTAATTATGATGAGCTGGAAAGTATTTCTGCCCATTATTTCAAGAATAAAATAAACAGAACAAAGGCCGGACAGATCATCTACCTAAGCGGTATTGCCAGCGGCAAATCTTTATCCAGACATCTATCTTCCAGAAAAGCCGTAGAAGAAATTTTAAAAAGCGGAAGAACCCCGGCCACCACACTCAGGGCGGTAATTATTGCAGGGTAGGGAAGCGCTTCGTTTGAAATCATACGTGATCTGGTCCATAAACTCCCGGTGATGATTACCCCGAAATGGCTCAACACCAAATGCCAGCCTATTGCCATTGCCGATGTTTTGGAGTTTTTAATCCGCTCGCTGCTCAATGCTGAAACCTATAACGAAAGTTTTGATATCGGCGGACCCGATATCCTTACCTATAAAGAAATGCTGCTGGGGTTTGCCCATGCGAAAAAACTCAAAAGATATATTTATACCCTGCCGGTTATGACCCCTAAATTGTCATCCTACTGGCTGAAAAATTATTATTTTCTGACAGTTGGAAACGGCTGAATTAATTTCCCTATAATTGAATCCTTTATAATAAGAAGTTATCGTTTTATTTTCTTATGCTGAGATTTTATAAAAATTAAATTATTGTTAATTTTAATTTTTAAAATATACTTTTTGGTATATTTGTGCCCTAATTAATTTACAATGCTTAGTAAGGCTGAAAGAACTAAACAATTTATACTTGAAACCGCGGTGCCGCTTTATAATGAAAAGGGGATATCCGGGGTGAATATAGATGATGTCCTGGAAGCTACAAAACTTACAAAGG contains:
- a CDS encoding NAD-dependent epimerase/dehydratase family protein, with amino-acid sequence MKILLTGATGYIGKRLLPLLLDQGYEAVCCVRDKSTFYYPQKHAENIQLLEVDFFGSA